A single window of Periophthalmus magnuspinnatus isolate fPerMag1 chromosome 9, fPerMag1.2.pri, whole genome shotgun sequence DNA harbors:
- the LOC117375982 gene encoding STAM-binding protein-like A gives MGDPSDVSLTPEERVRALTKKGSSVEVSDDVPPRRYFRSGMELIRMAHVYTEEGNIEHAFILYNKYITLFIEKLPKHREYKTANIPEKKDTLKKLKDIAFPQAEILKKALLKRFELEYSNYLLKKKEEEEALVQEQSRQRALDAERVRVADMLRRQREQEQFSAFEEMIRRQDLEKERHKVLLEFATPVTPVPDTPLLPGIMGPPALAPSAPASINNPQHQHSAVSSPTPVPPAFDRSLKPGSLSHSGSNTMVDALRQLFIPSELCRRFLQLAEANTIRAVETCGILCGKLTRNAFTVTHVIVPKQCGGPDYCDTENEEELFLIQDQYDLITLGWIHTHPTQTAFLSSVDLHTHCSYQMMLPEAIAIVCSPKFNEIGYFRLTEQGTQEISACRQKGFHPHSKEPPMFTHAGHVNIVEDTVSMMDLR, from the exons ATGGGAGACCCCTCAGATGTAAGCCTGACTCCAGAGGAGCGTGTTCGGGCTCTGACTAAAAAAGGCAGCTCTGTGGAAGTCAGTGATGACGTTCCTCCACGACGATACTTCCGCTCTGGCATGGAGCTGATCCGCATGGCCCATGTGTACACGGAAGAAGGCAACATCGAGCATGCCTTCATCCTCTACAACAAGTACATCAC ATTGTTCATCGAGAAACTTCCCAAGCATCGAGAGTACAAAACTGCCAACATTCCAGAGAAGAAGGATACACTCAAG AAACTGAAGGATATAGCATTCCCCCAAGCAGAGATCCTGAAAAAAGCACTTTTGAAAAGATTTGAACTAGAATATTCAAATTATCTACTAAAAAAG aaagaggaggaggaggctctgGTCCAGGAGCAGTCGAGGCAGCGAGCACTGGATGCTGAGCGGGTGCGTGTGGCCGACATGCTGCgcagacagagagaacaggagcaGTTCAGTGCCTTCGAAGAGATGATCCGCCGCCAGGACCTGGAGAAAGAGCGACACAAAGTCCTGTTGGAGTTTGCCACACCAGTGACCCCCGTCCCCGACACACCACTTCTCCCTGGTATCATGGGCCCCCCAGCACTGGCTCCCAGCGCCCCAGCCAGCATCAATAACCCTCAGCACCAGCACTCTGCTGTCAGCTCCCCCACACCTGTCCCTCCTGCTTTTGACCGCTCGCTGAAGCCTGGCTCTCTCAGCCACAGCGGCAGCA ATACAATGGTAGATGCCCTGCGCCAGTTGTTTATACCCTCAGAGCTGTGCCGGAGGTTTCTGCAGTTAGCGGAGGCCAATACCATCCGAGCAGTGGAAACATGTGGCATTCTTTGTGGCAAACTG ACAAGAAATGCCTTCACAGTGACCCATGTGATCGTTCCAAAGCAGTGTGGAGGGCCTGACTACTGTGACACCGAGAACGAGGAGGAGCTCTTCCTCATACAGGATCAGTATGACCTCATCACCCTCGGCTGGATACAT ACCCACCCCACTCAGACGGCCTTCCTGTCCAGCGTTGACCTCCACACGCACTGTTCCTACCAGATGATGCTGCCCGAGGCCATCGCCATTGTCTGCTCACCTAAATTCAATGA GATTGGCTACTTCAGGCTGACAGAGCAAGGTACACAGGAGATCTCAGCATGCAGACAGAAAGGCTTTCACCCACACAGCAAAGAGCCCCCAATGTTCACA CATGCAGGACATGTGAACATCGTTGAGGACACTGTCTCCATGATGGACCTGCGGTGA